Proteins found in one Candidatus Bathyarchaeota archaeon genomic segment:
- a CDS encoding arginine decarboxylase, pyruvoyl-dependent yields MIPKYFFLTKGVGKHKEQLQSFELALRDAGIQHCNLVSVSSIVPPGCEQITREKGLKMVRPGEITFVVIARNATNEPHRLVASSIGVAIPSGKNQYGYLSEHHSYGQTDETAGDYAEDLAATMLATTMGIQFDPETAWDERKQLFKTTGLIIKTANITQSAAGEKNGLWTTTVAAAVFVPPDKESGSS; encoded by the coding sequence ATGATACCGAAATACTTTTTTCTAACAAAAGGCGTGGGAAAACACAAAGAGCAGCTTCAATCTTTCGAATTAGCCCTCAGAGATGCAGGCATCCAACATTGTAACCTCGTCAGCGTATCCAGCATCGTACCACCTGGATGCGAACAAATTACACGTGAAAAGGGCTTAAAGATGGTAAGACCTGGAGAAATTACCTTCGTCGTCATCGCGCGCAATGCAACCAATGAACCGCATCGTCTTGTCGCGTCATCCATCGGCGTGGCGATTCCGTCGGGCAAAAACCAATACGGATACCTAAGCGAGCATCACTCTTATGGACAGACAGATGAAACAGCAGGTGACTACGCTGAGGATTTGGCGGCAACTATGCTTGCTACAACCATGGGTATACAATTTGACCCAGAAACTGCATGGGATGAGCGTAAACAGCTCTTCAAAACTACAGGCTTAATCATCAAAACAGCTAACATAACACAGTCAGCGGCAGGAGAGAAGAACGGTTTGTGGACAACGACAGTTGCAGCAGCAGTATTTGTCCCACCAGATAAAGAGTCTGGCTCAAGTTAG
- a CDS encoding translation elongation factor-like protein has product MLTEEDIIEIGLITHFFSKINVAVVELTLPLSVGDHILIKGPMTDFEQTVDSMQIDRKAIQRAQGGQSIGLKVTQPVREKDVVYKKI; this is encoded by the coding sequence ATGTTGACTGAAGAGGACATAATCGAGATAGGATTAATCACACATTTCTTCTCAAAAATAAATGTCGCAGTGGTAGAACTAACATTGCCCCTTTCAGTCGGCGACCACATTCTGATTAAGGGGCCAATGACCGATTTTGAGCAAACTGTTGATTCAATGCAGATTGACCGCAAAGCCATTCAAAGAGCTCAAGGTGGGCAAAGCATAGGCTTGAAAGTAACGCAGCCGGTTAGAGAAAAGGATGTTGTTTACAAAAAAATCTGA
- a CDS encoding TIGR04084 family radical SAM/SPASM domain-containing protein — protein sequence MIVTSECNLQCRYCFGESLDDFDENFGEDIEVDYDLPRKIAYKLEELDSFCRQDADCVLTFYGGEPLLEADKLRQIMDKITPKHFMIQTNGLLLDKLEPKYTNSFHTILVSIDGEEDLTDYYRGKGTFRKVINNLKLIKENGFNGELIARMTAMEQTDIEKQVKWLLNNDEFSFSSVHWQLNAGFWGNDFPRRNFEEWTKTSYVPGVKRLTKFWVDKMEEGVVLKLYPLLGIAESLLHEEKNCLMRCGAGWINYAIQTDGNIIPCPTMWGMKKYYLGHISSQHPLKLKQLFVSQKPCIQCQSLSVCGGRCLYTNITKRWSDDAYRNVCYTVEQLIVAVRAKIPKIQQLIKNGKLNIKNFDYLKYNGCEIIP from the coding sequence GTGATAGTGACAAGTGAATGCAATCTGCAGTGCCGCTACTGCTTTGGCGAGAGCCTCGACGATTTCGACGAGAACTTTGGTGAAGATATAGAAGTCGATTATGACTTGCCCCGCAAAATCGCCTATAAACTTGAGGAGTTAGATAGCTTTTGTCGCCAGGATGCAGACTGCGTTTTAACGTTTTATGGTGGAGAACCTTTGCTTGAGGCTGATAAACTCAGGCAAATTATGGACAAAATTACGCCTAAGCATTTTATGATTCAGACAAACGGTTTGCTCCTTGACAAGTTAGAGCCAAAATACACTAATAGTTTCCACACAATACTGGTTTCTATCGACGGTGAAGAAGACTTAACAGACTACTACCGTGGAAAGGGCACTTTTCGCAAAGTTATAAACAACCTAAAACTAATCAAGGAGAATGGTTTTAATGGTGAATTGATTGCTCGCATGACCGCGATGGAGCAAACTGACATCGAAAAGCAAGTCAAGTGGCTACTGAATAATGACGAGTTTTCCTTTTCTTCAGTGCATTGGCAGCTTAACGCGGGATTCTGGGGCAACGATTTTCCGAGACGCAATTTTGAAGAATGGACAAAAACCAGTTACGTTCCTGGAGTTAAACGGCTTACGAAATTTTGGGTTGATAAAATGGAGGAGGGTGTAGTTTTAAAGCTCTACCCATTGCTTGGTATTGCGGAGTCACTTTTGCATGAAGAGAAAAATTGTCTAATGCGGTGCGGCGCAGGCTGGATAAATTATGCAATCCAAACGGATGGTAACATTATTCCATGTCCAACCATGTGGGGGATGAAGAAATACTATTTAGGACACATAAGTAGCCAACATCCGCTTAAGCTTAAGCAACTTTTTGTTAGTCAAAAACCGTGCATCCAATGCCAATCTCTCAGCGTTTGCGGCGGCAGATGCCTATATACAAACATAACAAAACGGTGGAGTGACGATGCCTACCGCAATGTTTGTTATACAGTAGAACAGCTTATTGTGGCGGTAAGAGCCAAGATTCCAAAAATCCAACAGCTAATTAAAAATGGAAAACTAAACATTAAAAATTTTGATTATTTGAAATACAACGGCTGCGAAATCATACCATAA
- a CDS encoding MFS transporter translates to MKVQSPVNFSWKKAWKEFAPAFVVVVNTLVWYIISYVILNSIIGESAPELQGLFFLVYYIAIALSAIIGAYILPRAERLGLALWMLFGALVSSLMIFIQSSNELVTLIILVLLGVSVGSGLPSALAYFANRTAIEKRGLLGGIIWSAIGFIILLLLVVVGIFGVTLGLLTLVAWRLSGFVLFLLLDRKQAISSGHATPSYRNILKRRDVLLYLLPWLMFSIVNFIETPLLDNIMGQELTTTLGLIEFVILGIFAIIGGFMADAFGRKRVVITGFVLLGINYALLSVFSGNPISWYVYTFLDGVTWGMFAVVFFMAVWGDLAMDSRKEKYYVLGGLPYLLSGLLPILVQPYVVSVEPSMAFSLASFFLFIAVLPLIYAPETLPEKHVKERDLKNYIEKAKKMVEKNKKTSENEDSSESKSDDQTENNSEEYDKAKKLAEQYY, encoded by the coding sequence ATGAAAGTGCAATCGCCTGTCAATTTCAGCTGGAAGAAAGCTTGGAAAGAGTTCGCTCCAGCTTTTGTTGTGGTTGTTAATACGCTTGTATGGTATATTATTAGTTATGTTATTCTCAACAGTATTATTGGAGAAAGCGCGCCGGAGTTACAGGGACTATTTTTCTTAGTTTACTACATTGCCATTGCTCTTTCAGCCATAATTGGGGCTTATATTTTGCCCCGTGCAGAACGGCTCGGGCTAGCTTTATGGATGTTATTTGGGGCTCTTGTGTCTTCATTAATGATTTTTATTCAATCAAGTAATGAATTAGTTACTTTGATAATCTTAGTGTTGTTAGGCGTATCGGTAGGAAGCGGGCTTCCATCAGCTTTGGCCTATTTTGCCAATAGAACTGCCATAGAGAAACGGGGTCTTTTGGGCGGCATAATATGGAGCGCAATTGGCTTCATTATTTTGCTGCTACTTGTCGTGGTAGGTATCTTCGGGGTCACTCTTGGTTTGTTAACGCTTGTTGCTTGGCGATTATCAGGATTTGTTTTGTTTTTACTCCTTGACAGAAAACAGGCTATTTCAAGTGGTCACGCTACCCCGAGTTACCGCAATATCTTAAAGAGGAGAGATGTTTTACTGTATTTATTACCTTGGTTAATGTTTTCTATTGTAAATTTCATTGAAACACCACTTTTGGATAATATTATGGGACAAGAATTGACCACAACCCTTGGTCTAATTGAGTTTGTAATCTTGGGAATTTTTGCTATTATCGGTGGCTTTATGGCGGATGCTTTTGGAAGGAAAAGGGTCGTTATTACTGGTTTTGTTTTACTGGGGATTAATTATGCTTTGCTCTCTGTATTCTCTGGGAACCCAATATCTTGGTATGTATATACCTTTCTTGATGGTGTGACATGGGGTATGTTCGCTGTTGTATTTTTCATGGCTGTGTGGGGTGACTTGGCTATGGATTCAAGAAAAGAGAAGTACTATGTCTTGGGTGGTCTGCCTTATCTTTTGTCAGGCTTACTGCCCATATTAGTCCAGCCTTATGTGGTGTCAGTAGAGCCGAGTATGGCATTTTCACTGGCTAGTTTCTTTTTGTTCATTGCAGTTTTGCCCCTAATTTATGCTCCTGAAACTTTACCTGAAAAACATGTGAAAGAGCGAGATTTGAAAAACTATATCGAGAAAGCAAAGAAGATGGTTGAAAAAAACAAAAAAACAAGTGAAAATGAAGATAGTTCGGAATCAAAATCAGATGATCAAACAGAGAATAATAGTGAAGAATATGATAAAGCTAAGAAGTTGGCAGAACAATACTATTAA
- a CDS encoding polyprenyl synthetase family protein produces the protein MTSNTLMIISELQRRSKKGLDYAKQTMRQESIRDQTIHDALEHYLENWNDYTHSGLFSLACEAVGGNLDAAVPVQASLSMIAAAFDLHDDIIDKSSTKNGKTTVYGKFGAETTLLLGNAFILEGFALLGNAMLNLKTEKLGELFRIVKNSLFDIGNAHALELSLRGNAEVDADQYWNIINDKAASIDADMRIGAIIGGGTEKEVQALARYGRIIGILTILREEFIDIFEIDELTQRSNVKSLPIPILLALNDPATKIQINQLLSKNVLTSEDVDNLLDLLYSTKEITQTKIKMSSLLTEAIAIASQLQNQKNIIITIQLNELANSLLEDL, from the coding sequence ATGACATCAAATACATTAATGATTATATCTGAGCTTCAGCGAAGAAGCAAAAAAGGACTTGATTATGCCAAACAAACGATGCGGCAAGAAAGTATACGAGACCAAACTATACATGATGCCCTCGAACACTATCTTGAGAATTGGAATGACTATACCCATTCAGGCTTGTTTTCATTGGCATGCGAAGCGGTTGGAGGCAACTTGGATGCTGCTGTACCTGTTCAAGCAAGCCTTTCTATGATTGCTGCCGCCTTTGATCTCCATGACGACATAATTGACAAGTCCAGTACAAAAAACGGGAAAACCACAGTCTATGGCAAATTTGGTGCCGAAACAACGCTTCTTTTGGGCAACGCTTTCATTTTAGAAGGCTTTGCTCTTCTTGGAAACGCAATGCTGAACCTTAAAACAGAAAAATTAGGTGAATTATTTCGCATCGTTAAAAACAGCTTGTTTGACATTGGTAACGCGCATGCCTTGGAGTTGAGCCTTCGTGGAAACGCTGAGGTGGATGCTGACCAATACTGGAATATTATTAACGATAAAGCGGCTAGCATAGATGCGGATATGCGTATCGGCGCAATTATCGGCGGCGGAACAGAAAAAGAAGTGCAAGCACTAGCGAGATACGGTCGTATTATTGGAATACTGACTATCTTAAGAGAAGAATTCATTGACATCTTCGAAATAGACGAATTAACCCAACGAAGCAACGTGAAAAGCTTACCCATACCAATCTTGTTAGCTCTAAATGACCCGGCCACAAAAATCCAGATAAACCAACTTCTTTCCAAAAATGTGCTGACAAGTGAGGATGTAGACAACCTTTTAGATCTGCTTTACTCAACCAAAGAAATCACTCAAACAAAGATCAAAATGAGTAGCTTGCTCACCGAAGCAATTGCTATAGCATCACAGCTACAAAATCAAAAGAATATAATAATAACTATACAACTAAATGAACTAGCCAATTCTCTACTTGAAGACCTTTAA
- the leuS gene encoding leucine--tRNA ligase, whose protein sequence is MSQTNQMEQKWQAKWEAAHIFEADPDPKRQKIMVTFPYPYMNGPLHVGHAFTASRVDAYARFKRMQGYNVLWPWGWHWTGQPLLGASQRVARGDEAYIKVLREVDGVPEAELEKFVDPLYMAQYYTNEGRLVAKSIGFSVDWRREFTTVMPTYQKFIEWQYKNLKEKGYVTRGTHPVVWCPKDQSPTGDHDRQVGEGVTPEEYTLIKYKLDEKTFLPAATFRPETIYGITNMWINPDATYVEASVNGEKWIVSQEAAEKLKEQERKIEIKRSFKGKELIGKTFENPITKGKFPILPGWFVDPKTATGVVYSVPAHAPYDWLALKDLQEKPAVLSQFGVDPTVVEHIKPISIIKVEGFGEFPAVEIVEQMGIKDQNDPKADEATKELYKKEFHGGVLKENCGPYAGKTIREAKDALIADFRKLGVADSMYDLPEAVVCRCMTPCIVKILSDQWFLNYSDEEWKSKAKEVVAQMAIYPDSAKPWFNTVIDWLREWACARTTGFGTPLPWGKGWIIETLSDSTVYMSFYTVNKHIRQNNIKPESLTPEVFDYIFYGKGEREKLSAEVGISADVLDEMRKEFLYWYPFDLRNSAKELVPNHLTFCIFHHAALFPPQHWPKAIGVNGMLMVEGQGMHKSKGNFVTMKGAVEKYGADATRCALLLGAEGMDDPDWRAENVRDLQSKFEGLLSFVSGVLASAKREENTPLERWLQSRLQYRIKLVTESLAELKTRTALQVALFETWNDLRWYIQRKGNTEAKALGWAVKVWLRLLAPFAPFLCEELWSQTGEQGFISVASWPVFDAGKVDVAAEEQENLVVDVMSDTTNILKAMKIAPKRICYFTAAPWKWQVYLKVLEKAVAGEAKISELMREFASAPDLKPHMKDVAGIVPRILKNLTKVSGERKINMQKIGAVDEKAILQDAVGFLRERFNAEVSVYGENDKERYDPKHRSVMAMPYQPAIYVE, encoded by the coding sequence ATGAGCCAAACCAATCAAATGGAGCAAAAATGGCAAGCCAAATGGGAAGCCGCACACATTTTCGAAGCTGACCCAGACCCAAAAAGACAGAAAATAATGGTGACTTTTCCTTATCCCTACATGAACGGGCCTTTGCACGTTGGACATGCGTTCACTGCTTCCCGTGTAGACGCTTATGCGCGGTTCAAGCGAATGCAGGGTTACAATGTTCTTTGGCCGTGGGGTTGGCATTGGACAGGACAGCCATTGTTGGGTGCCAGTCAACGTGTTGCCAGAGGCGACGAAGCCTACATCAAAGTGCTTCGAGAGGTTGACGGCGTGCCAGAGGCGGAGCTTGAAAAGTTTGTTGATCCATTGTATATGGCTCAGTATTACACTAACGAGGGCAGATTAGTAGCAAAAAGCATCGGTTTCTCAGTGGATTGGCGGCGTGAATTCACCACGGTAATGCCGACTTATCAGAAGTTTATTGAGTGGCAGTACAAGAACCTCAAAGAAAAAGGCTATGTGACTCGTGGAACGCATCCTGTGGTTTGGTGCCCCAAAGACCAAAGCCCAACTGGCGACCATGACCGTCAAGTCGGTGAAGGCGTAACGCCTGAAGAGTATACGCTAATCAAGTATAAGCTTGATGAGAAAACATTTTTGCCGGCGGCAACTTTCCGTCCTGAAACAATCTATGGAATAACTAACATGTGGATTAACCCTGACGCCACTTATGTTGAAGCGTCTGTGAACGGTGAGAAATGGATAGTTAGTCAAGAAGCCGCTGAAAAACTTAAAGAGCAAGAGCGAAAAATTGAGATAAAACGTTCATTTAAGGGCAAGGAGCTCATCGGCAAAACCTTTGAAAATCCTATAACTAAGGGCAAGTTTCCGATTTTGCCAGGCTGGTTTGTTGACCCTAAAACTGCTACAGGAGTGGTTTATAGTGTTCCAGCGCATGCACCATACGATTGGTTGGCGCTTAAGGACTTGCAGGAAAAGCCAGCTGTTCTTTCACAGTTCGGTGTGGACCCAACAGTTGTAGAGCACATTAAACCCATTTCAATCATCAAAGTTGAAGGATTCGGTGAGTTCCCAGCAGTTGAAATCGTTGAGCAGATGGGCATTAAAGACCAAAATGACCCGAAAGCGGATGAAGCCACTAAGGAGTTGTACAAGAAAGAGTTCCATGGCGGAGTGCTAAAAGAGAACTGTGGACCTTACGCTGGCAAGACTATTCGAGAAGCCAAGGACGCGCTTATTGCCGATTTTCGCAAGCTCGGCGTTGCCGACAGCATGTACGATTTGCCTGAGGCTGTGGTTTGCCGTTGCATGACTCCGTGCATTGTTAAGATTCTCTCTGACCAGTGGTTCCTCAACTATTCCGACGAGGAGTGGAAGAGCAAAGCCAAAGAAGTGGTGGCTCAGATGGCGATTTATCCTGATTCTGCCAAGCCATGGTTTAACACGGTGATTGATTGGCTTCGTGAGTGGGCTTGTGCCCGAACGACGGGTTTTGGAACGCCACTGCCTTGGGGGAAAGGCTGGATTATTGAAACGCTAAGCGATTCTACAGTTTACATGTCATTTTACACTGTAAACAAACACATCAGACAAAATAACATTAAGCCTGAATCGTTAACTCCTGAAGTCTTTGATTATATTTTCTATGGAAAAGGGGAACGTGAAAAGCTTTCAGCGGAAGTCGGCATTAGTGCAGACGTGTTGGATGAGATGCGTAAAGAATTCTTGTATTGGTATCCCTTTGATTTGCGGAACTCTGCCAAAGAGCTTGTGCCAAATCATTTGACTTTTTGCATTTTCCATCACGCGGCGCTGTTTCCGCCTCAACATTGGCCCAAAGCCATCGGTGTTAACGGCATGCTTATGGTTGAAGGGCAAGGAATGCACAAGAGCAAGGGCAATTTCGTTACGATGAAGGGTGCGGTTGAGAAGTATGGTGCTGATGCTACTCGTTGCGCATTGCTGTTGGGTGCTGAGGGCATGGATGACCCTGATTGGCGTGCAGAAAACGTCAGGGATTTGCAGAGCAAGTTTGAGGGGTTGCTGAGTTTTGTTAGCGGCGTACTAGCATCTGCAAAAAGGGAAGAGAACACGCCGTTGGAGCGGTGGTTGCAGAGCAGGCTTCAGTACCGAATTAAATTGGTTACTGAAAGTTTGGCTGAGCTTAAGACTCGAACTGCTTTGCAGGTTGCTTTGTTTGAGACGTGGAATGATTTACGCTGGTACATACAACGCAAAGGCAACACTGAAGCGAAAGCGCTTGGTTGGGCGGTGAAGGTTTGGCTTAGGTTGCTTGCGCCGTTTGCGCCTTTCCTTTGTGAGGAGCTTTGGAGCCAAACTGGTGAGCAAGGTTTCATCAGTGTTGCTTCGTGGCCTGTGTTTGATGCTGGTAAGGTGGATGTGGCTGCTGAGGAGCAGGAGAACTTGGTTGTTGATGTAATGTCTGATACAACCAACATTTTGAAGGCGATGAAGATTGCGCCAAAACGCATTTGCTACTTTACTGCCGCACCATGGAAGTGGCAGGTTTACCTTAAGGTTTTAGAGAAGGCTGTGGCTGGTGAGGCTAAAATTAGCGAGTTAATGAGAGAATTCGCTTCTGCACCTGACTTGAAACCTCACATGAAGGATGTTGCAGGCATTGTTCCAAGGATACTAAAGAATTTAACTAAAGTGTCTGGTGAACGGAAAATTAACATGCAAAAAATTGGGGCTGTTGATGAAAAAGCAATTTTGCAAGATGCAGTTGGCTTTTTGCGGGAACGATTCAACGCTGAAGTGTCAGTGTATGGCGAGAACGATAAAGAACGCTATGACCCAAAGCATCGTTCGGTGATGGCTATGCCGTATCAACCAGCAATCTACGTAGAATAA
- the moaC gene encoding cyclic pyranopterin monophosphate synthase MoaC has product MKARKTKYSKEHNAVRKETKLAMVDVSGKSQIFREASASGTIKLKAETIDLIKKGKIAKGDPLYTAKIAGVLAAKKTSELVPLCHPLPLTNVEVDVKVSDKFTVEASATVKTKAQTGVEMEALTAVSVALLTVWDMTKQYEKDSEGQYPSTSIGNIHVVRKFKQV; this is encoded by the coding sequence ATAAAAGCAAGAAAAACCAAGTATTCAAAGGAACATAACGCTGTCAGGAAGGAAACCAAGTTGGCTATGGTTGATGTCTCGGGAAAATCACAGATTTTCAGAGAAGCCTCTGCGTCTGGAACTATAAAGTTGAAAGCTGAAACAATTGATTTGATAAAAAAAGGCAAAATTGCCAAAGGTGACCCCCTCTATACTGCGAAGATTGCGGGTGTGCTTGCTGCCAAAAAAACAAGCGAATTAGTTCCGCTATGTCATCCGTTGCCATTGACTAACGTGGAAGTGGACGTTAAAGTTTCAGACAAGTTTACTGTTGAGGCTTCAGCCACAGTTAAAACCAAAGCTCAAACAGGCGTGGAGATGGAAGCGTTAACAGCGGTCTCGGTGGCTTTGCTGACGGTTTGGGACATGACTAAGCAGTATGAAAAAGACTCAGAAGGGCAATACCCCTCAACAAGCATTGGCAACATTCATGTTGTACGCAAGTTCAAGCAGGTGTAA
- a CDS encoding MogA/MoaB family molybdenum cofactor biosynthesis protein: MSETSKQHKAKAAKKLNFGIYICSTSRYNQMEKGEPVASDVSGDTLVEMLKGAGHKVLFKKIIADNETMIQDAVMYVLGLPELDVAIFSGGTGITPTDITIETVSPFFDKTLPGFGEFFRRISYDRVGSAAVMSRATAGVAKGKALFCIPGSPDAVKVSVEMLILPEAPHIVKHARE, from the coding sequence ATGAGTGAAACTTCTAAACAGCACAAAGCCAAAGCAGCTAAAAAATTGAATTTCGGTATCTACATCTGTAGCACCTCACGCTACAACCAAATGGAAAAAGGCGAACCAGTGGCGAGCGATGTTTCTGGTGACACTTTGGTTGAAATGCTAAAGGGCGCTGGACACAAAGTCTTGTTCAAAAAAATTATCGCTGACAACGAAACCATGATTCAAGACGCTGTCATGTACGTTTTAGGCTTGCCTGAATTAGACGTTGCAATCTTTTCAGGCGGCACAGGCATAACGCCTACCGATATTACGATTGAAACGGTTTCGCCCTTTTTTGATAAGACCTTGCCAGGGTTTGGCGAATTCTTCAGGCGCATAAGCTATGACAGGGTCGGTTCTGCCGCGGTTATGTCCCGCGCTACTGCAGGGGTTGCTAAGGGTAAAGCGTTGTTTTGTATCCCAGGTTCCCCTGACGCTGTTAAAGTTTCGGTCGAAATGCTTATTTTGCCCGAGGCTCCTCACATCGTTAAGCACGCACGGGAATAA
- the moaA gene encoding GTP 3',8-cyclase MoaA produces the protein MSLKDNCGRPLLNLRISITQRCNNQCVYCHREGEVQRANRSAEKMTAQEIVRIAKIAIGLGISRVKLTGGEPLMRKDLPEIIAGIAAVPGLRDLSLTTNGLLLGGGMAKKLRESGLRRVNISLPSLNQGTYRKVSGGKLEDALAGVSAAIEAGFCPVKLNMVVLKDVNVNDVPEMIEYAGRNSVVLQLIELDPINVSDKYYSAHHRSLDEQEAMLKEKAVSVEKRPFMHNRLIYHLPNATVEVVKPIENSDFCMHCTRMRVTSDGKLKPCLMRNDNLTDILTPIRKGASDEQLRELFINANSLREPYNKTE, from the coding sequence ATGAGTTTAAAAGATAACTGTGGCAGACCTCTACTTAATCTTCGAATTTCGATAACCCAGCGGTGCAACAATCAATGTGTATATTGCCACAGGGAAGGTGAAGTGCAACGTGCCAACCGCTCAGCAGAGAAAATGACAGCCCAAGAAATCGTGCGCATAGCCAAAATCGCCATCGGTTTGGGCATTTCTAGGGTAAAGTTAACTGGCGGAGAACCGCTCATGCGAAAAGATCTCCCGGAAATCATCGCGGGCATAGCGGCAGTGCCAGGCTTGAGGGATTTGTCGTTAACTACTAATGGGTTGTTGCTTGGCGGAGGTATGGCTAAAAAACTACGCGAAAGCGGTCTTAGGCGAGTAAACATCAGCTTGCCTTCATTGAATCAAGGGACATACCGAAAGGTGTCAGGCGGAAAGCTAGAAGATGCATTGGCAGGCGTGAGCGCTGCTATTGAGGCAGGTTTTTGCCCAGTGAAACTCAACATGGTCGTCTTAAAAGACGTTAATGTCAATGATGTGCCTGAAATGATAGAGTACGCTGGACGCAACAGCGTGGTTTTACAACTCATTGAACTTGACCCCATAAACGTTAGCGACAAGTACTACTCAGCGCATCACCGCAGTTTAGACGAGCAAGAGGCAATGCTCAAAGAGAAAGCTGTTAGTGTGGAGAAGAGACCGTTTATGCATAACCGTCTCATCTACCATTTGCCAAACGCAACCGTTGAGGTTGTAAAACCCATCGAGAACAGTGATTTTTGCATGCACTGCACTCGCATGCGCGTCACCAGTGATGGCAAATTAAAGCCATGTTTAATGAGAAACGACAATCTAACAGATATTTTGACGCCGATTCGAAAGGGAGCAAGCGACGAGCAATTAAGAGAATTGTTTATCAATGCCAACTCGTTAAGAGAGCCATATAATAAGACTGAGTAA